From one Microlunatus sp. Gsoil 973 genomic stretch:
- a CDS encoding cytochrome c oxidase assembly protein: MDSSTDQIGTDTADAAAAARESGMPGSTRVALLIAGVLSLAAVAAAQTFQVGQPTLPGHQNASPVTGFIAGPLEWLAGIAALGTVGSLLSVAWGYRHPQRAAAWKLTERDYLLLARARRWASLWALAAVILIPVNAADTNGVPMSYVLGALGDFLSGTQTSQAWLLVAVTAGALAIGCWLSTTWRWTVGMTILAVLAALPTVVTAQVSVGTGHDLATDAAIIFTLATTIWFAAVWSARNTATVIGFRLTFLRVARIGLVAAAVAVLTRIGIGVFELAGQSPLHSAYGIGILVIIALLVVLGLRMVIHHRAASRPVDRPERRLAGYGIDLALIVVLLGVQTALLRLVPARYLAPQSPTQNYLGYDVPHPPQVALAFLPGRPNLLLLTVSVVMIGLYLWGYLRLRRSGDRWPVNRVLCWIAGWLMVVTLIGSRMWTYSSATFSWHMVVHMTLNMGAPVLMVLGGPITLLLRSTRAHGAGQPVGLHEVVSQLLSWRLVAFLLNPILVWLLFVGSLYILYFTPLFGLAMRYHWAHQLMAVHFLVIGYFFYWLVIGVDRPPRPLPHIAKLGYIFAAMPFHAFFAVAILSGGAIIGQNFYVSLGLPWLHDLAAQQRAGGQVTWATGEVPLFIVIIALVGQWFKQDQREARRKDRAADTGHDDSLEAYNEMLAALAARDRAQRQRAAGDDHQRSDHQDGSVRS; encoded by the coding sequence ATGGACAGCAGCACCGATCAGATCGGGACCGACACCGCAGACGCCGCCGCCGCGGCGCGGGAATCGGGCATGCCCGGCTCGACCCGGGTCGCGCTGCTCATCGCCGGAGTGCTCTCGCTGGCCGCGGTCGCTGCCGCGCAGACCTTCCAGGTCGGACAGCCGACACTTCCCGGCCACCAGAACGCCAGCCCGGTGACCGGCTTCATTGCGGGCCCGCTGGAATGGCTCGCGGGGATCGCCGCCCTGGGCACGGTCGGCTCACTGCTCTCGGTTGCGTGGGGTTACCGACATCCCCAGCGCGCAGCGGCGTGGAAACTCACCGAACGGGATTACCTGCTGCTGGCCAGGGCACGGCGCTGGGCAAGCCTCTGGGCACTTGCGGCGGTGATCCTGATTCCTGTCAACGCCGCCGACACCAATGGCGTGCCGATGTCTTACGTGCTGGGTGCGCTCGGCGACTTCCTGTCCGGAACACAGACCTCACAGGCCTGGCTGCTGGTCGCAGTCACGGCCGGCGCGCTGGCGATCGGCTGTTGGCTGAGCACAACCTGGCGCTGGACGGTGGGAATGACGATTCTCGCCGTGCTCGCGGCGCTGCCGACCGTCGTCACCGCCCAGGTCTCGGTCGGCACCGGCCATGATCTGGCCACCGACGCCGCGATCATCTTCACGTTGGCCACCACCATCTGGTTCGCCGCCGTCTGGTCGGCCCGCAACACCGCGACCGTCATCGGCTTCCGGCTGACCTTCCTGCGCGTCGCCCGGATCGGTCTGGTCGCGGCCGCCGTCGCGGTCCTCACCCGGATCGGCATCGGCGTCTTCGAACTGGCCGGCCAGTCGCCGCTGCACTCGGCGTACGGCATCGGGATCCTGGTGATCATCGCGTTGTTGGTCGTCCTGGGCCTGCGGATGGTCATCCACCATCGTGCGGCGAGCCGTCCGGTCGACCGGCCGGAACGGCGGCTTGCCGGGTACGGCATCGACCTGGCTCTGATCGTCGTGCTGCTCGGCGTCCAGACCGCACTGCTTCGGCTGGTGCCGGCCCGCTATCTCGCACCCCAGAGCCCCACCCAGAACTATCTCGGCTACGACGTTCCGCATCCGCCGCAGGTGGCGCTGGCGTTCCTGCCCGGCCGTCCGAACCTGTTGCTGCTGACGGTGTCGGTGGTGATGATCGGCCTCTACCTCTGGGGGTACCTCCGGCTCCGCCGGTCGGGCGATCGCTGGCCGGTGAACCGCGTGCTCTGTTGGATCGCCGGCTGGCTGATGGTCGTGACCCTGATCGGGTCACGGATGTGGACCTACTCGTCGGCGACCTTCAGCTGGCACATGGTCGTGCACATGACACTCAACATGGGTGCACCGGTGCTGATGGTGCTCGGCGGGCCGATCACGCTGCTGCTGCGTTCCACCAGGGCACACGGCGCGGGCCAGCCGGTCGGACTGCACGAGGTCGTCAGCCAGTTGCTGAGCTGGCGGCTGGTGGCCTTCCTGCTGAACCCGATCCTGGTCTGGTTGCTCTTCGTCGGCTCGCTCTACATCCTCTACTTCACACCGTTGTTCGGTCTTGCGATGCGCTATCACTGGGCCCATCAGTTGATGGCGGTGCACTTCCTGGTCATCGGTTACTTCTTCTACTGGTTGGTGATCGGCGTCGACCGACCGCCGCGGCCGCTGCCGCACATCGCCAAACTGGGCTACATCTTCGCCGCGATGCCGTTCCACGCGTTCTTCGCCGTCGCCATCCTGTCCGGGGGCGCGATCATCGGCCAGAACTTCTACGTGTCGCTCGGCCTGCCCTGGCTGCATGATCTTGCCGCGCAGCAACGGGCCGGCGGACAGGTCACCTGGGCAACTGGAGAGGTACCGCTGTTCATCGTGATCATCGCCCTGGTCGGCCAGTGGTTCAAACAGGACCAGCGAGAGGCCCGTCGCAAGGATCGGGCAGCAGACACCGGCCACGACGACTCATTGGAGGCGTACAACGAGATGCTGGCTGCCCTCGCCGCCCGGGACCGCGCCCAGCGGCAGCGGGCGGCCGGCGATGATCATCAGCGCAGCGATCACCAGGACGGGAGCGTACGGTCATGA
- a CDS encoding SMP-30/gluconolactonase/LRE family protein → MPTTSDLEPTDPIKAEWEWLEGRSGIGGDRTVQRLFTGGAWLEGPAYFSAGRYLIFSDIPNDRILRWDEVTNQVGVFRHPAGYTNGHTVDRQGRLVSCEHGTRRVSRTEHNGRVITLASEYGGKRLNSPNDVVVTRDGSIFFSDPAYGIDTDYEGFAAKSEIGACHLFKISPDGELSIAADDFGRPNGLAFRPDESQLLVVDSERGHIRSFDVDDGTLRGGDVVIEDSGGADGIRFDNAGRLWTATHDGLRIYTPGLELIGRLHLPEVAANLCFGGPKLNQLFITATTTLYTLRVKATGAR, encoded by the coding sequence GTGCCGACGACGTCTGATCTCGAACCGACCGATCCGATCAAGGCCGAGTGGGAGTGGCTCGAGGGGCGCTCCGGGATCGGCGGTGATCGCACCGTGCAGCGTTTGTTCACCGGCGGCGCGTGGCTGGAGGGTCCGGCCTACTTCTCCGCCGGCCGCTACCTGATCTTCAGCGACATCCCCAACGACCGCATCCTGCGATGGGACGAGGTGACCAACCAGGTCGGCGTCTTCCGACATCCGGCCGGCTACACCAACGGCCACACCGTCGACAGACAGGGACGGCTGGTCAGTTGCGAGCACGGCACACGTCGGGTGTCACGCACCGAGCACAACGGCCGGGTGATCACGCTGGCCAGTGAATACGGCGGCAAGCGGCTGAACAGCCCGAACGATGTCGTCGTCACCCGCGACGGTTCGATCTTCTTCTCCGATCCGGCCTACGGCATCGACACCGACTACGAAGGATTCGCTGCGAAGTCGGAGATCGGCGCCTGCCATCTGTTCAAGATCTCACCGGACGGGGAGCTCAGCATCGCCGCCGACGACTTCGGGCGGCCCAACGGCCTGGCCTTCCGGCCCGACGAGTCGCAACTGCTGGTGGTCGATTCCGAACGCGGACACATCCGCAGTTTCGACGTCGACGACGGCACGCTGCGCGGCGGCGATGTGGTGATCGAGGACTCCGGCGGAGCGGACGGCATCCGCTTCGACAACGCAGGCCGCCTGTGGACCGCCACCCACGACGGTCTGCGCATCTACACCCCCGGCCTGGAACTGATCGGCAGACTCCACCTGCCGGAGGTCGCCGCCAACCTGTGCTTCGGCGGGCCGAAGCTCAACCAACTCTTCATCACCGCGACGACGACGCTCTATACGCTGCGGGTGAAGGCAACCGGGGCCCGCTGA
- a CDS encoding CoA transferase subunit A, translated as MDKVVRTAAEAVAEVRSGSTLGVGGFGICGIPNTLIKAVLDAGIDDLEVVSNNCGVDDWGLGILLANQRIRRMVASYVGENKEFARQYLQGELEVELTPQGTLAERLRAAGSGIPAFFTATGVGTQIADGGLPWRYDGQGGIAVQSPAKETRTFDTAEGEKTYVLERALVCDFGLVHAWKGDRHGNLIYRSSAQNFNPLVAMAGRFTVAEVEELVEPGELDPAEIHTPGVYVHRVLQLTAEQNTKRIERLTVRPRAAVDQDSAGAGSESVGGAV; from the coding sequence ATGGACAAGGTCGTCCGCACAGCAGCCGAGGCGGTCGCCGAGGTCAGATCCGGATCAACCCTCGGTGTCGGCGGGTTCGGCATCTGCGGCATCCCGAACACCTTGATCAAAGCGGTGCTGGATGCCGGCATCGACGATCTTGAAGTGGTGTCCAACAACTGCGGCGTCGACGACTGGGGCCTGGGCATCCTGCTGGCGAACCAGCGGATCCGGCGGATGGTCGCCTCCTACGTCGGGGAGAACAAGGAGTTCGCTCGGCAGTATCTGCAGGGCGAGCTTGAGGTCGAACTCACTCCCCAGGGCACGCTGGCCGAGCGATTGCGGGCAGCAGGTTCCGGCATTCCGGCGTTCTTCACCGCAACCGGCGTCGGCACCCAGATCGCCGATGGTGGTCTGCCGTGGCGGTATGACGGGCAGGGCGGAATAGCGGTGCAGTCGCCGGCCAAGGAGACCCGGACCTTCGACACCGCCGAAGGCGAGAAGACCTATGTCCTGGAACGAGCGCTGGTCTGCGACTTCGGTCTGGTCCACGCCTGGAAGGGCGACCGGCACGGAAACCTGATCTACCGGTCCTCGGCGCAGAACTTCAACCCGCTGGTCGCCATGGCCGGCCGGTTCACCGTTGCCGAGGTCGAGGAACTGGTCGAACCGGGCGAACTGGATCCGGCCGAGATCCACACCCCCGGCGTGTACGTGCACCGGGTGTTGCAGCTGACCGCAGAGCAGAACACCAAACGGATCGAACGCCTGACCGTACGACCGCGAGCCGCCGTCGACCAAGACTCCGCGGGCGCCGGATCAGAATCGGTCGGAGGTGCGGTATGA